From Scomber scombrus chromosome 13, fScoSco1.1, whole genome shotgun sequence, a single genomic window includes:
- the si:dkey-192g7.3 gene encoding uncharacterized protein si:dkey-192g7.3 isoform X2: MRTFLGILMVFIVSGDEDINGVLDDSVLLPCSCPSRNLKKEFKWQMDKPETAKIFKQRKAAADWIRKWASQLPIGMFHDALQNYSNFGDTWIFPDVRDLYLREMFTPMSFLIEDKRNGDCQPLVQYIQEKPI, from the exons ATGAGGACTTTCTTGGGCATTTTAATGGTGTTTATTGTCTCTG gtgatGAAGACATCAATGGTGTCTTGGATGACAGTGTCCTACTGCCATGTTCCTGTCCCAGCAGAAACTTGAAGAAGGAGTTTAAGTGGCAGATGGATAAACCAGAAACTGCAAAGATTTTCAAACAGAG aaaAGCAGCCGCTGACTGGATTAGAAAGTG GGCCTCTCAGCTCCCAATCGGCATGTTTCATGATGCACTTCAAAACTATTCCAATTTTGGTGACACTTGGATTTTTCCTGATGTAAGAGATCTTTATCTAAG GGAAATGTTTACCCCCATGTCTTTCCTAATCGAGGATAAAAGGAATGGAGACTGTCAACCTCTTGTGCAATATATACAAGAGAAACCAATATAA
- the si:dkey-192g7.3 gene encoding uncharacterized protein si:dkey-192g7.3 isoform X1, with amino-acid sequence MRTFLGILMVFIVSGDEDINGVLDDSVLLPCSCPSRNLKKEFKWQMDKPETAKIFKQRSLGFNVFDDDYKSRAKMFLDENSNNCSLLLINITMKDQGKYRCTFSIDEQKTIIYINLSISEKQPLTGLESGPLSSQSACFMMHFKTIPILVTLGFFLM; translated from the exons ATGAGGACTTTCTTGGGCATTTTAATGGTGTTTATTGTCTCTG gtgatGAAGACATCAATGGTGTCTTGGATGACAGTGTCCTACTGCCATGTTCCTGTCCCAGCAGAAACTTGAAGAAGGAGTTTAAGTGGCAGATGGATAAACCAGAAACTGCAAAGATTTTCAAACAGAGGTCTTTAGGCTTTAACGTATTCGACGATGATTACAAAAGCAGGGCAAAAATGTTTCTGGATGAGAACAGTAACAACTGCTCTCTTCTCCTAATCAACATCACAATGAAAGACCAGGGAAAATACAGATGCACCTTTTCCATAGACGAACAAAAAACCATTATCTATATAAATCTAAGCATTTCTG aaaAGCAGCCGCTGACTGGATTAGAAAGTG GGCCTCTCAGCTCCCAATCGGCATGTTTCATGATGCACTTCAAAACTATTCCAATTTTGGTGACACTTGGATTTTTCCTGATGTAA